The following are encoded together in the Vigna angularis cultivar LongXiaoDou No.4 chromosome 9, ASM1680809v1, whole genome shotgun sequence genome:
- the LOC108346630 gene encoding uncharacterized protein LOC108346630 yields MAPRLSPLSPPQTNEHDVPNNTRLLESVIERLQEQNAVLTQQNAAALQSLEAARANSEVTQRQLMEILAATRGTPGASASNTTHQTEWSLENFLQHRPAKFDGKCPPDGADQWIRDMEQIYDAKECPNDRRLAFTEYLLTREASHWWSTAKMILVESRSPISWTVFKEKFYEEYFPDSVRFGKEVEFLQLVQGNMSVSEYTNRFKHLVRFNTLATSEVWQCRKFENGLRSDLKVLISSLCIKSFPAMIERAKVLEKNVTEAERLKKQQQPTRGPIMTRPNMNRDKLSYARPTQPSNSQAMVVAGQSGQSGSVRCFKCGGPHYRSSCPLLEGAKYCTRCRRNGHMEHECNMGGRAVMRPPNAGRVQQGRGGRAQAVGRVYAITTAEAASSEVEGRNYKINLICLPLKDLEVILGMDWLATNRILIDCGAKELVFPDEYEVDLSVTLGQLKEDIVDGASCFLIMTHSDERLEDYLLHARWNLL; encoded by the exons ATGGCACCTAGACTTTCCCCTCTTTCTCCACCGCAGACCAATGAACATGATGTGCCCAACAACACCAGATTGTTGGAATCCGTAATTGAAAGGTTACAAGAGCAGAACGCTGTTTTGACGCAGCAAAATGCGGCTGCCTTACAGAGTTTGGAGGCCGCTCGTGCAAATTCTGAAGTGACTCAGAGACAACTTATGGAGATTCTTGCAGCTACCAGGGGTACACCGGGAGCATCTGCTTCAAACACTACTCATCAGACTGAGTGGAGTTTGGAGAACTTTTTACAGCATCGTCCTGCAAAATTTGATGGGAAGTGCCCTCCCGACGGAGCTGATCAGTGGATAAGGGACATGGAACAGATTTACGATGCTAAGGAATGTCCGAATGATCGAAGACTGGCATTCACCGAGTATCTGTTGACTAGAGAGGCCAGCCATTGGTGGTCGACTGCGAAGATGATACTAGTAGAATCTCGCAGTCCTATTTCCTGGACAGTCTTCAAAGAGAAGTTTTATGAGGAATATTTCCCGGATAGTGTTCGATTCGGCAAAGAGGTGGAATTTCTCCAATTGGTACAAGGTAATATGTCTGTCTCGGAGTACACCAACAGGTTCAAACATCTGGTTCGCTTTAATACCCTTGCCACCAGTGAAGTGTGGCAGTGcaggaagtttgaaaatggacTGAGGAGTGATCTTAAGGTATTGATATCCAGCCTCTGCATTAAGTCCTTTCCTGCTATGATTGAGAGAGCAAAAGTATTAGAGAAAAATGTGACTGAAGCAGAACGATTGAAGAAGCAGCAACAACCAACTAGAGGACCCATCATGACCAGGCCGAATATGAATCGGGATAAGTTGTCATATGCTCGTCCAACACAACCATCAAATTCTCAGGCTATGGTTGTTGCGGGACAGTCTGGACAGTCTGGATCAGTCAGATGTTTtaagtgtggaggaccacactacAGATCGTCGTGTCCTCTGTTAGAGGGAGCAAAATACTGCACTCGCTGTAGAAGAAACGGTCACATGGAGCACGAGTGTAATATGGGAGGGCGAGCAGTAATGAGGCCGCCAAATGCTGGAAGAGTGCAACAGGGAAGGGGTGGACGAGCACAGGCTGTTGGTAGAGTTTATGCGATCACGACCGCGGAAGCTGCCAGTTCAG AGGTTGAGGGGCGTAATTACAAGATAAATCTCATCTGTCTACCCTTGAAAGATCTCGAAGTAATCTTAGGGATGGATTGGCTGGctaccaatcgcattctcatagattgtggtgCAAAAGAATTGGTGTTTCCGGATGAGTATGAAGTGGATCTATCTGTGACGCTCGGTCAACTGAAAGAAGACATCGTGGATGGCGCCAGTTGCTTTCTGATAATGACACATTCGGACGAACGACTTGAAG ATTACCTCCTCCACGCGAGGTGGAATTTACTATAG